In one window of Brenneria goodwinii DNA:
- a CDS encoding TetR/AcrR family transcriptional regulator, producing the protein MLKHMLTDESSKGRIRLDNEAVILLAAEHVFARFGFKGATMALIAEEANLPKPNLHYYFGNKKNLYLCVLDDILHDWLSPLEHFQPQADPRTVIEQYVRQKMVLTFERPYASKLFANELLQGAPMVHDILKTQLHDLVASKAAVVDGWIEQGLLLPLDSKHFFFSIWAITQTYADFDIQIAAVLGEEAGAPDRRQRAVKHVLTSVFRMCGLDTDGVDR; encoded by the coding sequence ATGTTGAAGCACATGTTGACTGACGAATCGTCAAAGGGCCGTATCCGGCTTGATAACGAGGCGGTGATCCTGCTGGCTGCGGAGCATGTGTTTGCCCGTTTTGGCTTTAAAGGCGCCACCATGGCGCTGATCGCCGAAGAGGCGAATCTGCCGAAACCCAACCTGCACTACTATTTCGGCAACAAAAAGAACCTGTATTTATGCGTTCTGGACGACATTTTGCACGACTGGCTGTCGCCGCTGGAGCATTTTCAACCACAGGCCGACCCGCGAACCGTTATCGAACAGTATGTGCGGCAAAAAATGGTATTAACCTTCGAACGTCCATACGCCTCTAAGCTGTTTGCCAATGAACTGCTGCAAGGCGCGCCGATGGTGCATGATATCCTGAAAACCCAGCTCCATGATCTGGTCGCCAGCAAGGCCGCCGTGGTTGACGGCTGGATAGAACAGGGATTGCTGCTGCCGTTGGACAGTAAACACTTCTTTTTCTCCATCTGGGCCATTACGCAAACCTACGCCGATTTTGATATCCAGATTGCCGCCGTGCTTGGCGAAGAAGCCGGCGCGCCGGATCGGCGGCAGCGGGCCGTCAAGCATGTCCTGACCAGCGTGTTTAGAATGTGCGGTTTGGATACGGATGGCGTCGACCGGTAA
- a CDS encoding ABC transporter ATP-binding protein, with translation MSFIEIKNLWQEYGDHVVLERLNLSIEEGEFCTMVGASGCGKSTFLRLLLGQEKPSRGKLLLEGKPLANEPDASRGVVFQRYSVFPHLSVLDNVVIGPELLQARFTGRFFGRRKRQAREEATRLLQRVGLGQALDKYPGQLSGGMQQRLAIAQAFIMCPRILLLDEPFGALDPGIRKDMHKLLLELWQETRLTAFMVTHDLSEGFNLGTRLLVFDKVRADPQVPNAYGARVTYDIPLNADRLAARRAISMLPPHLADAPAASHS, from the coding sequence ATGAGCTTTATCGAGATAAAAAATCTCTGGCAGGAGTACGGCGATCACGTGGTGCTGGAGCGCCTCAACTTATCTATTGAGGAAGGGGAGTTCTGCACCATGGTCGGGGCGTCCGGATGCGGTAAATCCACTTTTCTGCGCCTGCTGCTGGGGCAGGAAAAGCCGAGCCGGGGCAAGCTGCTGCTGGAGGGCAAACCGCTGGCGAACGAACCGGACGCCAGCCGGGGCGTGGTGTTTCAGCGCTACTCCGTCTTTCCGCACCTGAGCGTATTGGACAATGTCGTCATCGGCCCCGAACTGCTGCAAGCCCGCTTTACCGGGCGCTTCTTCGGGCGGCGCAAACGCCAGGCCAGAGAAGAGGCGACGCGCCTGTTGCAACGAGTGGGGCTGGGACAGGCGCTGGATAAATACCCCGGACAGCTGTCCGGCGGCATGCAGCAGCGGCTGGCCATCGCCCAGGCTTTTATCATGTGCCCGCGGATTTTACTGTTGGACGAACCTTTCGGCGCGCTCGATCCCGGCATCCGCAAAGATATGCACAAGCTCCTGCTGGAACTGTGGCAGGAAACCCGCCTGACGGCGTTCATGGTTACGCACGACCTGTCGGAAGGTTTCAATCTGGGCACCCGCCTGCTGGTATTCGACAAGGTTCGCGCCGATCCCCAGGTGCCGAACGCCTATGGCGCGCGCGTTACCTATGACATTCCCCTCAACGCCGATCGCCTTGCCGCACGCCGCGCAATTTCAATGCTGCCGCCGCACCTTGCCGATGCCCCGGCGGCTTCCCATTCATAA
- a CDS encoding ABC transporter permease, translating into MRLINRHPGRGGQLLLMLLPFLLLIAIYFFSSAARLADNPSDKLLPSAGQMIEAIERVAFTADRRSGEYILWADTAASLTRLAIGLGISSLAGLCLGIAAGAFPLFRASLSPLMAVLSMIPPLAILPILFIVFGLDELAKVMLIVIGITPVLARDLEQRARELPPEILIKAQTLGANSWTLVLRVILPQLLSRLLVSLRLMLGAAWLFLISAEAISATAGLGYRIFLVRRYMAMDVILPYVVWITLLAWMMDYALRRLNRGLFPWSEGAA; encoded by the coding sequence ATGCGTTTGATCAATCGTCATCCGGGACGCGGCGGACAGCTGCTGCTTATGTTGCTGCCGTTCCTACTGCTGATCGCCATCTACTTCTTCAGTTCCGCCGCCCGGCTGGCGGACAACCCCAGCGACAAGCTGTTGCCCAGCGCCGGGCAGATGATCGAGGCGATAGAGCGCGTCGCGTTCACCGCCGACAGACGCAGCGGCGAGTATATTCTTTGGGCCGACACCGCAGCCAGCCTGACCCGGTTGGCGATCGGGCTGGGGATCTCCTCTCTGGCGGGATTATGCCTTGGCATCGCCGCCGGGGCGTTCCCGTTGTTCAGAGCCTCGCTATCGCCGCTGATGGCGGTGCTGTCGATGATCCCGCCGCTGGCGATACTGCCGATTCTGTTCATTGTGTTTGGCCTGGATGAACTGGCGAAAGTGATGCTGATCGTCATCGGCATTACCCCGGTGCTGGCCCGCGATCTTGAACAGCGCGCCCGCGAACTCCCGCCGGAGATCCTAATCAAAGCGCAAACGCTGGGGGCCAATAGCTGGACGCTGGTATTGCGGGTCATCCTGCCCCAGCTGTTGTCGCGCCTGCTGGTTTCCCTGCGTCTGATGCTGGGGGCCGCCTGGCTGTTTCTGATCTCCGCGGAAGCCATCTCGGCGACGGCGGGCCTGGGCTACCGCATATTCCTGGTGCGCCGTTACATGGCTATGGACGTGATTCTGCCTTACGTGGTGTGGATCACGCTGCTGGCCTGGATGATGGATTATGCGCTGCGCCGTCTCAATCGCGGCCTTTTCCCGTGGTCCGAGGGGGCGGCATGA
- a CDS encoding putative urea ABC transporter substrate-binding protein, with protein sequence MKKPRSPGLLAACLLTVLSFSTHAEVKKSFNVCWTIYAGWMPWGYASTEGIIDKWAKKYDIDIKVTQLNDYVESINQYTAGQFDGCSMTNMDALTMPAAGGVDTTALIAGSFSDGNDGIVVKGKDKTLSDLKGLNINLPELSVSHYLLVRGLEKAGLAERDVKVVNTSDADIVAAFNTRSVQAAGAWNPQLSEIKATPDTNEVFSSSQIPGEIIDLMVVNTQTLKDNPALGKALTGAWFEIMSTMQAGDNAALESMARASGTDLAGYQAQLKTTHLFYTPADAVQFAASAELPTTMQRVAQFSFDKGLLGEGARSADAVGIAFPGDVVIGDKNNVKLRFDASFVQMAVDGQL encoded by the coding sequence ATGAAAAAGCCCCGTTCACCCGGCCTTCTTGCCGCCTGCCTTCTGACTGTTCTGAGCTTTTCCACCCACGCTGAGGTCAAAAAGAGTTTTAACGTCTGCTGGACGATATATGCCGGCTGGATGCCCTGGGGGTATGCCAGTACCGAAGGCATTATCGATAAATGGGCCAAAAAATACGATATTGACATAAAAGTCACCCAGCTTAACGACTATGTTGAGTCAATCAATCAGTACACCGCCGGGCAGTTCGACGGCTGTTCAATGACCAACATGGATGCGCTCACCATGCCCGCCGCAGGCGGGGTCGACACCACTGCGTTGATTGCCGGCAGCTTTTCCGATGGCAATGACGGCATCGTTGTGAAGGGCAAAGACAAGACGCTGTCCGACCTGAAAGGGCTGAATATCAACCTGCCCGAACTCTCCGTTTCTCACTATTTGCTGGTGCGCGGACTGGAAAAAGCCGGTCTGGCGGAAAGAGACGTCAAAGTGGTGAATACTTCCGACGCCGATATCGTCGCCGCCTTTAATACCCGCAGCGTTCAGGCGGCCGGCGCCTGGAATCCCCAGCTTTCCGAAATCAAAGCGACGCCCGACACCAACGAAGTCTTCAGCTCCAGCCAGATTCCGGGGGAAATCATCGACCTGATGGTCGTCAATACGCAGACGCTCAAAGATAACCCGGCGCTGGGCAAAGCGCTGACCGGCGCCTGGTTTGAAATCATGTCGACGATGCAGGCGGGCGATAACGCCGCGCTCGAATCAATGGCGCGCGCGTCAGGCACCGACCTGGCCGGCTATCAAGCCCAGTTGAAAACCACCCATCTGTTTTACACTCCGGCCGACGCCGTGCAGTTCGCCGCCAGCGCCGAGCTGCCGACAACCATGCAGCGGGTGGCGCAGTTCTCTTTCGATAAAGGGCTGCTGGGTGAAGGCGCGCGCAGCGCCGACGCCGTCGGCATCGCCTTCCCCGGCGACGTGGTTATCGGCGACAAAAATAATGTGAAGCTGCGTTTTGACGCGTCCTTTGTACAAATGGCCGTCGACGGGCAGCTTTAA
- a CDS encoding type II toxin-antitoxin system RelE/ParE family toxin yields MTAGIRWEKQALADREGIYRYLYKEAGLDVANGADDKFESAVSLLKATPEAGIDIGKSGERRKLVLTKFPFIIIYALKRKMNEVHILRILHTSRKVSAKYQTRQKR; encoded by the coding sequence GTGACGGCCGGAATACGCTGGGAAAAGCAGGCGCTGGCAGACCGTGAAGGTATTTATCGTTACCTGTATAAAGAAGCCGGACTGGATGTAGCGAATGGGGCGGATGACAAGTTCGAGTCGGCGGTATCCCTGCTGAAAGCCACGCCGGAAGCGGGAATAGATATAGGTAAGTCCGGGGAGAGAAGAAAACTGGTGCTGACAAAGTTCCCGTTCATCATTATCTATGCGCTGAAACGAAAAATGAACGAAGTGCATATCCTGCGGATCTTACATACATCGCGCAAAGTATCAGCGAAATATCAGACGCGACAAAAAAGATAG
- a CDS encoding urea amidolyase associated protein UAAP1, with protein MDNSLILQSSLYEEIVPGGGHTSFVLRRGQQLRITDIEGDANVSLLLLNALQPSERLNLPDTLKGQHTAKLTAGHCLYSDMGRVLAAITADTCGWHDSFGGVLDACEVREKYGQGRYQEQRNAFHRNGVDNLLVEMGKWNLNLQDLLMVVNLFSKVTVDAAGAFHFHPGNAQAGDYVELYAPMDTLVVLTALQHPMDPEPRYDPKPVKLNWSQPNSDGITEGCRRSRAENARAFHNTERLYI; from the coding sequence ATGGATAACTCATTGATTTTACAATCCTCTTTATACGAAGAAATCGTCCCTGGCGGCGGACATACCTCATTTGTCCTGCGCCGGGGGCAGCAGTTGCGTATTACGGATATCGAGGGTGACGCCAATGTCAGCCTGCTGCTGCTCAATGCCCTCCAGCCCAGCGAACGCCTGAATCTGCCCGACACCCTTAAAGGCCAGCATACGGCCAAACTCACCGCGGGCCACTGTCTATATTCGGATATGGGCCGGGTGCTGGCCGCCATCACCGCCGACACCTGCGGCTGGCACGATAGCTTTGGCGGCGTGCTCGATGCCTGCGAAGTCCGGGAGAAATACGGTCAGGGACGCTATCAGGAACAGCGTAACGCCTTTCACCGCAACGGGGTGGATAACTTATTGGTGGAAATGGGTAAGTGGAACCTGAACCTGCAAGACCTGCTGATGGTGGTCAACCTGTTCAGTAAGGTGACGGTGGATGCGGCGGGCGCATTCCATTTTCATCCCGGCAACGCGCAAGCGGGCGACTACGTTGAGCTGTACGCGCCGATGGATACGCTGGTGGTGCTCACCGCGCTACAGCATCCCATGGACCCCGAGCCGCGCTATGACCCCAAACCCGTAAAGCTGAACTGGAGCCAGCCGAACAGCGACGGCATTACCGAAGGTTGCCGCCGCTCGCGGGCGGAAAATGCCCGCGCATTTCATAACACTGAACGCCTGTATATCTAA
- a CDS encoding urea amidolyase associated protein UAAP2, whose translation MSLTTSNLQPEDALFRHVIPAGEPYLFDVKQGQILRLLDLEGNQAVDTLFYRAANPRERYDPQRTIRRQNNAYLTTGSVLYSNLGNPLLTIVADTCGRHDTLGGACAQESNTVRYALDKRYMHSCRDNFLCACLHDGRLDKRDIGANINFFMNVPVTPDGGLTFEDGISAPGKYVELRAETDVIVLISNCPQLNNPCNGWNPTPAEVLIWQ comes from the coding sequence ATGAGCTTAACCACCAGTAACCTTCAGCCTGAAGATGCCCTTTTCCGTCATGTCATTCCGGCGGGCGAGCCCTATCTGTTCGACGTCAAGCAAGGGCAGATACTGCGGCTGCTCGATCTGGAAGGCAACCAGGCGGTCGACACGCTGTTTTACCGCGCGGCGAATCCGCGTGAACGTTACGATCCGCAGCGAACGATCCGCCGCCAGAACAACGCCTATCTGACCACCGGCAGCGTGCTCTATTCCAATCTGGGCAATCCGCTGCTGACTATCGTCGCCGATACCTGCGGCCGCCACGACACGCTGGGCGGCGCCTGCGCCCAGGAGAGCAACACCGTGCGTTATGCGCTGGATAAACGTTATATGCACAGCTGCCGCGATAACTTCCTGTGCGCCTGTCTGCACGACGGTCGTCTGGATAAAAGAGATATTGGCGCCAACATCAACTTTTTCATGAACGTCCCGGTCACCCCGGACGGCGGGCTAACGTTTGAAGACGGTATCTCCGCCCCCGGCAAGTACGTCGAACTGCGGGCGGAAACCGACGTGATTGTGCTGATCTCCAACTGTCCGCAGCTTAACAACCCCTGTAACGGCTGGAACCCTACCCCCGCAGAGGTACTGATATGGCAGTGA
- a CDS encoding damage-inducible protein J gives MGTIHFRIDEEIKRLAMLAAERHQVSLTKLMRQRAEELAEEERQHQRNAGDEWLEAQVREAFDRYDAGESEFISNEDASQRMNELKARAARGEL, from the coding sequence ATGGGAACTATCCACTTTAGAATTGATGAAGAAATCAAACGGTTGGCAATGCTGGCCGCCGAGCGTCATCAGGTCAGTCTGACGAAGCTGATGCGGCAGCGGGCGGAGGAACTGGCCGAAGAAGAGCGGCAGCATCAGCGTAACGCCGGTGATGAATGGCTTGAAGCACAAGTGCGGGAAGCATTCGATCGTTATGATGCGGGTGAAAGCGAGTTCATCAGCAATGAGGATGCCAGTCAGCGGATGAATGAACTGAAAGCGCGGGCGGCGCGAGGTGAGTTGTGA